Within Phycodurus eques isolate BA_2022a chromosome 7, UOR_Pequ_1.1, whole genome shotgun sequence, the genomic segment AATATTTCTTGTTGTGGTTTGAGGACCCGTGGTTGAGTTTGCTTggatgcaaaaaagaaaagaaaaagaggagcaaaaacaacaacattttgagaAGCTATTTATAACAAaggtttttttgaaaaaaagacagTCCGGTAATGTCCTTCtgagagcaaaataaataaatccagcaTTGACAAGCATTTTCTTTGTCAGCCAATATGGACTAAAGCTGAGTTTCCCCCACAAAAGTACATGTATTGCCATAGTATCACATATTGTTGATAAGTTAACGTTACAAATACAACAGATATTAACTTATTCCAACAAAGCTTAATTGTTTGTCCAAAACTTTGTGTGTGattaaaacccccaaaaattcACTCTGGACCCACTTTGGGGGTTTCGACCCGCAGTTTGGGGAAAGCCAATACAAGACTGCTGAGAAGCTGTATGCAAAGTGTTTTTCACCGAGGGTAGCGAAGGCACCTCCACAGTCAAGTTTTCCTTCGTTGATGAGCGTCTTTCACTGGTGTGTCATCCCTGGTGACAAGTCTCCCTCCAAAGTGAAGGCAATAATCACATTATCGTTGagggtgattgtttttttccttctcgttccaaaaaaaaggcctcatttttttcccagcatcAACATCTGGAACTCATCACAGCACCACCTGATCCAGTTTCACACATTATCATATAAAATGCGGCCCAGTGTTGCTGTAAATAGCACAGCCAGAGACACGTCAAACTAGGTCTCCTCGTCCCAAAGGCATAGCTGTTTTTGGGGGACGTAGTAAGTGAAGTGGTAGCCCTTGCTGCAACTCTTGATGCCACATTTGTAGGTGGAGCCCTTGCCCGTGGTGTCACGGCTGCGGCAGTACTTAAGCAGGCACGGGTACCACTCCAGGCGCAGGCCGTACATGCACAGGCACGGCTGCCACAAGTCCTTGGTGGCGTGACAGGCCTGGAATTGGGGCACCTCAGAATTGTGGGGCAGCGCCTCAAAAATGGAGCCATCCACGCCTGGAAACAAAGGAGAATTACAAGCTACGTCACACCAAGCGACCCGACCGAACTGAACAATCACGAACCAATTACAGTCGATGACTTCCTTCAAAACATGGTGCGACTGTCAAGGGAAAAGCGGATTTCCTTGGGCGCTGTAGCTATATTATAACGATATGAAGACAGGAACTGGGCGAGAAATGAAGGAGAGAGTGCAAATATTTGATAGGCTTTTGGCAATGCTCGCCCCATTTCATTGACTGCACTTGTGCATTCCCGCTACAAAGACTCTCCACAGTCAAGTATTAATGTAAAACACAGTATGTACgtgtatactgtattggtacGGCTTGAGGGATGACCGGATCTTGCGTCGTAGCCGGAAATGGTGATCATGTGACATATCattacatttttgattggccgttaACATCTGCCGTACAAAGAGAGATCCAGCTGGTCACCACCAAGCCGTACCAATACATACTATATTTCTGTATACAGACAGTATATATAGTGTTTTGCAATATTACTTAACTACTTTATATTTCTAattgcatacatacagtacacctgTGTGTAAGCAGATGAGTGATACACTTATTTTTGTCTAAACTTGCCACTTCCGCCCTCCATGTAGCCTAATGTATTGCAATCGTGTGTAGGTCGATGCCACCCTCTCCTCTCTTGGCATTACAGGCACGCGACCCCTTAtttgaatgacatttaaatGGTAGTTATGTGATGCAAATCAGTGGTTCATAATGCAGATTTCAAACATGACACCTAGACGTCAAATCCTGAGGTCCCTAATATGCATGAGTACGGCAGCCTTTAAGTGTCgagaagcattttttgttaagTGCTACACTGTAAAAGTTGAACTTGTAATGAGTTAGTATGTAAACAGTTACAGTATCAACATTCCAATTGTCACTTTAACCATATAGCCAGCAGAATCAGTAGTGAAACATTAATTACCCTGACTACTATTACCTAAAAGGTCCTGAACCCCACTAAAGTTAAAATCCTTCCTTCTGCAAtacattatgtatttaattaagAGTGGGTTATTTGGGAGTTGTGAGCCAGTTTGCACAAGTCGTGTTTAAAAGTAGCAGCAACAAGGAGGGGAGATGGGGAAGCTTTATAATGCAAAGAAGATGCATCTGTGATGGCCTCCACAGATAATGGTGCAAGACCATGACCATCTGACATTGTTTCCTCGTTATAACGCTGCTGCAAGGGGACAACAGTGCTGCTTTCATGCACATTCTTCTCACTCTGATACCGTTTGGACTTCATTGTGCCAATGCGGAGACAAGCATCCACAAGGGAATGCTTTTGTGTGGTCTTCTTCGATATTAGCGGCTGTTTGCATATGCAAACATATCTGCAAATGTAAATGCTGAAAACAGagcacagtggtgccttgaaatttgtgcatttgagtccatctcTTAGTGATGCAACACAAGAACTGCTACATTACCTTCTCATGCTAGCTGCAACTGTAGCTTGCTGCCGACCGGCTACCAAATGTTTGTGatggagtttagtttttttttaaaccatttttcaGTACAATAGTAGTTGATTTCATTATATACTTGTGTTACagttaatataaaaaaaggtCCATCGCAAAACTTAAATTACGTTCAATGAAAAACCTGTATGTTCAAATTCTGtaattaaaaagtacaataatCGCGTTTcttgggattaaaaaaaaaaaaaaaaaaccttcacaaaATGTATGCTTCCATTGGACATCAacagctgttatttttttatttgaattaaccAAGACTCCCTTTTTTCGAGGTTGCAAATGTTAAATGCTAAACAGTTTGTTATAGCGTTGCCattttatacccgttacagttaATGTGAAAAAACTTCATAAAACTTGtgctcaatgaaaaaaatttatACTTTTTATGGGAAGTTGTTATTAGGTCTGAGTAAAAGGCCATTAAAATACATACCACTAAGTTTTAGCTTCATTCGACATCGCCACATCCTTTTGCTTTCTCCCtccaatggaaaataaaataaggacaTGTATTAGGCAGCGCTGCCAAGTGTCACGGAACGTCTTTATTTTGTAACGGAAATCAGTGAGCGTTGACTCGTTATGGCTGTAACACTGACTGTTCCGGATATTGGgaaagaaaggggaaaaaaaataaaataaaaataatttaatctaGTGTCTGACATTACacccacattgaacagctgctcgGTGCACGCGATTTTATTACCTCCCCCCGGCTGCCAAACCGCTGGGGCGAATGTTCTCTTTGCCTGCAGTGTCAACGCATTGCAAGTCACTGATCTTCACCTCCACGGTAgcaaataagctacacttcttacaaCGCTTCTTACAAAAGTGTCAAGAAGGGAAAACGAGGAGTGGATAGGCAATGACAATGTCAAAGCCATGCTCATTGCTAAACTATCATGTCATGCAGTcgcaaaacatcaaaataagtcATTTGGTGGTACAATACACTTATCAAGTAGGTCTGGCCTCAACGGCGTTTTCACAGAGCGTAACCAATTTGAACAACAgaataacaggccaattaataagTGTTTAGtggtataaatgtaaaataaaacgcATCTACGAAGGATGACGCatctgaaccggaaatgaagTAGTAAGCCACTGTATAtggcaggttaaaagtatattgttATTACttataaataaaagtataaaaaaaagtatattgttattactaataaatatttgtaacataacatttatttgtcccacaatggggaaatgtgcatcatttcagcagtaATTGTAGATATAGGAATTATAAATATGttatataaatagcatgcaagagaagacacacacaagaattacattgcacaaaatagaaactattgtccatacataaactatgcaattcaatctatcagcaatgttattttgtttacaaaatagagtgctgagttttaattttgacatttgagatctgattaatctgctttaataaaattgcttattttgttaccagggttgaaaacagaactggcaaaatgcaaattaatacatagacagatatttttgaatAAGGAATgtcaaaatctcatatactggtactttgattaaGGCTGTGAGttccattacaaggttgatgtaataaaagacatttaaatgacaaatactgaagccataatttagTCATGGTTATGTCTGTTGcaaggtaatgttcttgacaaaatttagatgagattaaattagaatttaaaatggaaattCAGAAAAATTGTTCTAgaagtgactttttttcagttgGCAACTCTGTATTAGGAATGTaaacatgcaaaaataaaagacacaGCTTCATCAGTGAAAGTACCATCAACTCAAAGATAAGTGTTGGAGTTGTATCATAAGAGAAGAATTAAGATGATAGCGCCAAGATGATAGAGTGTGAGAACAGAACCCAATAGAGAGAGTCAGTGGATAGCGGGAACGTCGCAGAGATAAAGAAACGTGCAACCACTGACCTTTGTCCAGCCAGTGCTTGACGTCCGCCTCCGTGGTATAAATGGCCTCGTGGGCCTCGCTGCACATGTTGTTTATGTGGCCGCTCAGCTGCCAGGCCTGGCTCACGTTGACCGAGGCGCTCATGGTCAGGTGCTCCAGGCCGCGACGCTCCTCCGCCAGGCGAATGGCATGAGGGTTTTTCTAAGAAGAtgatacgcacgcacgcacgtacgcgcgcacacacacacacacacacaccagcgtctaaaatgtaaaagtgccttatactgtattttggtaCCACGTGGTACCTGTCTGAGGCGGGCCATGGACTCGCTGGGAATGATCTCATTGTGGCTGAGGCGGGAGATGAAGCACAAAGCCTGGTACTGGTTCTGTCCTCTTTCTAGCTCGCCCAGGATGAGTGATCGGAATATCTTTAGTTCCTGCCAAGAGAACCCAGAGATGACCAATGACAACTTTCCATTTAACAGTGTAGGTTCTAAACCGTTCATTTGCACAATTCTGTAGCCAGgaacaaatattatttaaaatactgtacagtggtgccttgacctaTGACACAAACTCATTCCAAGATCTCAAATAATTTTTccccaataaaataaatggaa encodes:
- the oafa gene encoding out at first protein homolog, which encodes MCASAAKVRLLLLLPLLIACALGLGSELRVRVRLADGMVTEEVLEADSERDAISVEFKQGDGTLVTFVVDFKQELKIFRSLILGELERGQNQYQALCFISRLSHNEIIPSESMARLRQKNPHAIRLAEERRGLEHLTMSASVNVSQAWQLSGHINNMCSEAHEAIYTTEADVKHWLDKGVDGSIFEALPHNSEVPQFQACHATKDLWQPCLCMYGLRLEWYPCLLKYCRSRDTTGKGSTYKCGIKSCSKGYHFTYYVPQKQLCLWDEET